One Actinomyces marmotae DNA window includes the following coding sequences:
- a CDS encoding acyltransferase family protein: protein MTLTHRHPPAKGANATPTATPRSAGRLRELDGLRGLAAVVVLIHHCLLTVPALAEVGARPGAAPDGALERLLSLTPAHLLWGGYEAVLIFFILSGVALSYPISRRRATGRSFDWVDYAPRRLIRLWVPAGASTLLAIALIILVPRSNDASLGAWVQAHYVSDISIKQTVRELALLPAYAYRNSVLWSLHAEAAFSILLPLVILAVALAAKARLSWALGAAAIATALVSGDPGSALFLPVFTIGAVLGWHWGAMPDPLPARPVRWASAAAVACLIIMTSPWWTAPEAWPGLLSGGPSGALVPLGSPASPWGHRLGSAIAVASAAGTIILIVRAGALRSLLRSRVAQLCGELSFSLYLVHTPVVLLVRTLAPSIDPWWMLLAGPAAALPAAWAFHRLVERPSHQWSRAAGRWASARLRALPGGAGPWRRDRHAA from the coding sequence ATGACCCTCACCCACCGCCATCCCCCGGCCAAGGGCGCCAACGCCACGCCCACCGCCACGCCCCGAAGCGCGGGCCGCCTGCGGGAACTGGACGGGCTGCGCGGCCTGGCCGCCGTCGTCGTCCTCATCCACCACTGCCTGCTCACCGTCCCCGCGCTGGCGGAGGTCGGCGCCCGCCCGGGGGCGGCGCCGGATGGCGCCCTGGAGCGCCTGCTCAGCCTCACGCCGGCGCATCTCCTGTGGGGCGGCTACGAGGCGGTGCTCATCTTCTTCATCCTGTCCGGGGTGGCGCTGAGCTACCCGATCTCCCGGCGGCGCGCCACCGGCCGTTCCTTCGACTGGGTGGATTACGCCCCCCGCCGCCTCATCCGCCTGTGGGTGCCGGCCGGCGCCTCGACGCTCCTGGCGATCGCCCTGATCATCCTGGTGCCCCGTTCGAACGACGCCTCCCTGGGGGCATGGGTGCAGGCCCACTATGTGTCAGATATCTCGATCAAGCAGACGGTCCGAGAGCTCGCCCTGCTGCCCGCCTACGCCTATCGCAACTCGGTGCTGTGGTCGCTGCACGCCGAGGCGGCCTTCTCCATCCTCCTGCCACTGGTCATCCTCGCGGTGGCGCTGGCCGCCAAGGCCCGCCTGAGTTGGGCGCTGGGCGCGGCGGCGATCGCGACGGCCCTGGTGAGCGGCGACCCCGGCTCCGCCCTGTTCCTGCCGGTGTTCACGATCGGGGCCGTGCTCGGCTGGCACTGGGGGGCGATGCCCGACCCACTGCCCGCCCGACCCGTTCGGTGGGCCAGCGCGGCCGCCGTGGCCTGCCTCATCATCATGACCAGTCCGTGGTGGACCGCCCCGGAGGCCTGGCCGGGCCTGCTCTCGGGAGGGCCGTCCGGGGCGCTGGTCCCCCTGGGCTCCCCCGCCTCCCCTTGGGGGCATCGGCTCGGATCGGCGATCGCCGTCGCCAGCGCGGCCGGAACGATCATCCTCATCGTGCGGGCCGGGGCGCTGCGCTCGTTGCTGCGCTCAAGGGTGGCCCAGCTCTGCGGCGAGCTGTCCTTCTCCCTCTACCTGGTCCACACCCCGGTCGTGCTCCTCGTGCGCACGCTGGCGCCGTCGATCGACCCGTGGTGGATGCTCCTGGCGGGACCGGCCGCGGCGCTGCCCGCGGCCTGGGCCTTCCACCGGCTCGTCGAGCGGCCAAGCCATCAGTGGTCGAGGGCGGCGGGCCGCTGGGCCAGTGCCCGGCTCCGCGCCCTCCCCGGCGGCGCCGGCCCCTGGCGGCGGGACAGGCATGCGGCCTGA
- a CDS encoding YveK family protein has protein sequence MEPAEILRLLRRHAPVLILHIVVGALTGFFIAMMSTPIYSSHASVVISTSSREGGGQDLGTASGPNSLLMPTLVELGTTQDVLNEVAASTGLEPAAVKGMLTLSARENTLFIDITAKAPSAEQAHAVADAEVSAFKKAVSKWGYKDGLSLAVVEQDPATLPTAPISPIPERYALNGALIGAAIGAAVVILLRRAGFTGLRAEAVGRVGRKTAGASDFDAEASAEQGQDLAEDRDMSPSASDDPSSDEGYPPPPDSSELFPPSMRHRR, from the coding sequence ATGGAGCCGGCCGAGATCCTCCGCTTGCTGCGCAGGCATGCCCCCGTCCTCATCTTGCACATCGTCGTCGGCGCCCTGACGGGGTTCTTCATCGCGATGATGAGCACCCCCATCTACTCCTCGCACGCCAGCGTGGTCATCTCGACGTCGAGCCGCGAGGGCGGCGGACAGGACCTCGGCACGGCCTCCGGCCCGAACTCCCTCCTCATGCCCACGCTCGTCGAGCTGGGCACCACCCAGGACGTCCTCAACGAGGTCGCCGCGAGCACGGGCCTCGAACCCGCCGCGGTCAAGGGGATGCTCACCCTGAGCGCCCGGGAGAACACCCTCTTCATCGACATCACCGCCAAGGCCCCCTCCGCAGAGCAGGCCCACGCGGTGGCCGACGCCGAAGTGAGCGCCTTCAAGAAGGCCGTCAGCAAGTGGGGGTACAAGGACGGGCTGTCCCTGGCAGTGGTGGAGCAGGACCCGGCGACGCTGCCCACTGCGCCCATCTCGCCCATCCCCGAGCGCTACGCGCTCAACGGCGCGCTCATCGGCGCCGCCATCGGCGCCGCGGTGGTCATCCTGCTGCGGCGCGCCGGCTTCACGGGGCTGCGCGCGGAGGCCGTGGGCCGCGTCGGCCGCAAGACGGCCGGCGCCTCCGACTTCGACGCTGAGGCCTCCGCCGAGCAGGGTCAGGACCTCGCCGAGGACCGGGACATGAGCCCGAGCGCATCGGACGACCCCTCATCCGATGAGGGGTACCCGCCCCCGCCCGACTCCTCCGAGCTCTTCCCGCCCTCGATGCGGCACCGCCGCTGA
- a CDS encoding glycosyltransferase family 2 protein, producing the protein MRGPAPEEGFGGATGGAGAAGGLPPGEGVSLVVAIPTHKRPEGLERAVGTVLPQINAIVSDVSSPVARAELLIIDNDPAASARATAERLAAGPGGSAMRYIVEERPGVAAVRNRALDEAAGARLLVFIDDDEEALENWLSSLVGLWAREGAQAVAGHVLPAYDAEPEAWVREGGFFVRATWPTGTARPAAASNCLLLDLDFLRARGLRFDERFGATGGEDTLLTRSLVAAGGTLLWCAEAQVVDHVPAQRLDRAWILRRQRSHAANSVRVDLALAGAGSRVARARIRGRALVGGAARVVAGAGRGAAGVILRSTSHRARGARLMARGAGLASAALGGSGHAEYGHS; encoded by the coding sequence ATGCGTGGGCCCGCTCCGGAGGAGGGCTTCGGCGGCGCTACCGGCGGTGCCGGAGCGGCTGGCGGTCTGCCGCCTGGAGAGGGGGTTTCCCTCGTCGTCGCCATCCCGACCCACAAGCGCCCGGAGGGCCTGGAGCGCGCCGTCGGCACCGTCCTGCCCCAGATCAACGCCATCGTCTCGGACGTCTCCAGTCCTGTCGCGCGCGCCGAGCTGCTCATCATCGACAACGATCCCGCCGCCAGCGCGCGCGCCACTGCCGAGCGCCTCGCCGCGGGGCCCGGGGGCAGCGCGATGCGCTACATCGTCGAGGAGCGCCCCGGCGTGGCCGCCGTGCGCAACCGCGCCCTCGATGAGGCCGCCGGCGCGCGCCTCCTGGTGTTCATCGACGACGACGAGGAGGCCCTGGAGAACTGGCTCTCCTCCCTCGTGGGGCTCTGGGCGCGCGAGGGGGCCCAGGCGGTGGCCGGTCATGTGCTGCCCGCATACGACGCCGAGCCCGAGGCCTGGGTGCGCGAGGGGGGCTTCTTCGTGCGCGCCACCTGGCCCACCGGAACCGCCCGGCCTGCCGCCGCCTCGAACTGCCTGCTGCTCGACCTGGACTTCCTGCGCGCGCGGGGTCTGCGCTTCGACGAGCGCTTCGGCGCCACCGGCGGGGAGGACACGCTGCTCACCCGCTCACTCGTGGCCGCCGGTGGAACGCTCCTGTGGTGCGCCGAGGCCCAAGTGGTCGACCATGTGCCCGCGCAGCGCCTGGACCGGGCCTGGATCCTGCGCCGACAGCGCAGTCACGCCGCCAACTCTGTCCGAGTCGATCTCGCCCTCGCGGGCGCGGGGAGCCGCGTCGCTCGCGCGCGGATCCGGGGCAGGGCCCTCGTCGGGGGCGCGGCGCGCGTTGTCGCGGGCGCGGGGCGCGGGGCCGCGGGGGTCATCCTGCGCTCCACCTCCCACCGCGCCCGGGGCGCCCGGCTTATGGCCCGTGGCGCGGGCCTGGCCTCGGCCGCGCTGGGCGGCTCGGGCCACGCCGAGTACGGCCACTCCTGA
- a CDS encoding glycosyltransferase family 2 protein — protein MSQSSTPPAPVPPPVSLVVAVTTYRRNDWLAELLPQLVDQARAARADEAAGIGRARVVVVDNDPDAGAREVVEAVRAAGADEPEAAEIGPHYAHEPVPGITAARNRALDEAADARLLVFIDDDELTRPGWLTSLVRAWRAHGCAAVSGPWYPRFESEPGAWVRGSGVFSAVTAEDGAVMTKAATNNLLLDLDAVRGLGLRFDARYGLSGGEDSAFLGALRQGGGVIRFAADAALDERVPASRATRPWVLRRSLRSGATWAAVRVEAASGAAGLGMRARYAAKGALRAGRDGALALVSAARRDEVGRGRHEAACAGALGMVLGAVGGRVQEYSRGPRLPWRKK, from the coding sequence ATGAGTCAGTCTTCGACGCCGCCCGCACCGGTCCCACCGCCGGTCTCACTGGTCGTCGCCGTGACCACCTACCGGCGCAATGACTGGCTCGCCGAGCTCCTTCCCCAGCTCGTGGACCAGGCCCGCGCCGCCCGCGCGGATGAGGCGGCCGGTATTGGGCGGGCGCGCGTCGTGGTGGTCGACAACGATCCGGACGCGGGCGCGCGCGAGGTCGTCGAGGCGGTCCGGGCCGCCGGCGCCGATGAGCCCGAGGCCGCCGAGATAGGCCCCCACTACGCCCACGAGCCCGTCCCCGGGATCACCGCCGCCCGCAACCGCGCCCTCGATGAGGCCGCCGACGCCCGCCTCCTGGTGTTCATCGACGACGACGAGCTCACCCGCCCCGGCTGGCTCACCTCCCTCGTGCGCGCTTGGCGCGCCCACGGCTGCGCCGCCGTGTCCGGGCCCTGGTACCCGCGCTTCGAGTCGGAGCCGGGCGCGTGGGTGCGGGGCTCGGGTGTCTTTAGCGCGGTCACCGCCGAAGACGGGGCTGTGATGACGAAGGCTGCCACGAACAACCTCCTACTCGACCTCGACGCCGTGCGGGGCCTCGGCCTGCGCTTCGACGCGCGCTACGGGCTCAGCGGGGGCGAGGACTCCGCGTTCCTCGGCGCGCTGCGGCAGGGCGGCGGCGTCATCCGCTTCGCCGCCGATGCCGCCCTGGATGAGCGGGTGCCGGCCAGCCGGGCCACGCGCCCGTGGGTGCTGCGCCGCTCCCTGCGCTCGGGGGCCACCTGGGCGGCGGTGCGCGTTGAGGCCGCCTCGGGCGCGGCGGGCCTGGGCATGCGTGCCCGCTACGCCGCGAAGGGGGCGCTGCGTGCTGGGCGCGACGGCGCCCTGGCGCTGGTCAGCGCCGCACGCCGGGATGAGGTGGGCCGGGGCCGCCATGAGGCCGCCTGCGCCGGAGCGCTGGGCATGGTCCTGGGCGCCGTCGGCGGGCGGGTCCAGGAGTACAGTCGCGGGCCCCGACTGCCCTGGAGGAAGAAGTGA
- a CDS encoding glycosyltransferase family 2 protein, translating to MADFPPDLFSPGEPGEPPTGAEAADLLARTAIIVVNYDSAALLARNLAEVAQRSPEARIVVVDNHSSPEARERARALAQARGWALECPESNTGFGGGMNLGAARAIADGAQVLVLLNPDAVVDRESLVALARQAQADPLALVGPVIRDSSGAIVSDGHVVCLADGSMRSRRSRRPIPPGGTAPWLSGACLALSASLYQRIGGFDARYFLYWEDVDFSARVLAAGGRLVLERRAAAVHDEGGTHGSSAGQVAKSDTYYYYNARNRLLYAGLRLDAQGRRQWRATAPGAAREIVLRGGKRQLLRSPRPVATALRATLDGLRLARRAARGLLPSQDEPILR from the coding sequence ATGGCCGACTTCCCCCCCGATCTCTTCTCCCCCGGCGAGCCCGGGGAGCCTCCCACCGGCGCCGAGGCCGCCGATCTGCTCGCGCGCACCGCGATCATCGTCGTCAACTACGACTCCGCCGCCCTGCTGGCGCGCAACCTCGCCGAGGTGGCCCAGCGTTCCCCCGAGGCCCGGATCGTCGTCGTCGACAATCACTCCTCCCCCGAGGCCCGCGAGCGCGCCCGCGCCCTGGCCCAGGCGCGCGGCTGGGCCCTGGAGTGCCCGGAGTCGAACACGGGCTTCGGCGGAGGGATGAACCTGGGGGCCGCCCGGGCGATCGCCGATGGCGCGCAGGTCCTCGTCCTGCTCAACCCGGACGCCGTCGTCGACCGGGAGTCCCTGGTGGCCCTGGCGCGGCAGGCGCAGGCCGATCCCCTGGCGCTCGTGGGGCCGGTCATCCGGGACTCCAGTGGGGCGATCGTGTCCGATGGCCACGTGGTCTGCCTGGCGGACGGGTCGATGCGCTCGCGCCGCTCCCGGCGGCCGATCCCGCCCGGAGGCACCGCGCCCTGGCTGAGCGGGGCGTGCCTGGCGCTTTCTGCGTCCCTGTACCAGCGGATTGGGGGCTTCGACGCCCGCTACTTCCTGTACTGGGAGGATGTGGACTTCTCCGCGCGGGTGCTCGCCGCAGGGGGGCGGCTGGTCCTGGAGCGCCGGGCCGCGGCCGTGCACGACGAGGGCGGCACCCACGGCTCCTCAGCGGGACAGGTGGCGAAGTCGGACACCTACTACTACTACAACGCGCGCAACCGGCTCCTGTACGCGGGCCTGCGCCTGGACGCCCAGGGGCGTCGTCAGTGGCGGGCGACGGCGCCGGGAGCGGCTCGCGAGATCGTCCTGCGCGGGGGGAAGCGCCAACTGCTGCGCTCACCCAGGCCGGTGGCCACGGCGCTGCGCGCGACCCTGGATGGCCTGCGCCTCGCGCGCCGGGCCGCCCGGGGGCTCCTGCCCTCCCAGGACGAGCCGATCCTGCGATAG